One part of the Aurantibacillus circumpalustris genome encodes these proteins:
- a CDS encoding fused MFS/spermidine synthase, which yields MKPKNLYLISFIEGGVVMVTELAGAKILTPFFGASLYSWASTLSITLFALMTGYYTGGYVTTKSRFASSNQIIWVFLVSGLSVLIMPTIATFIMQKTISFSFFSGLIISELLFLFFPIFLMGMISPLIIFQITKKAELSGRSAGNIYAISTSGGILFTLVFGFIVIPNYGISLPLRILGLSVAALATVFLIKDKLSAKKFPQALFLILLVAGISFNKSRPSIPLKDNMKLLEYSEGLLGELKVTNEHVYGNDGSPTTVLKLRVNNIPQNYVFANLPTQSLFPYVNFTRQLLKHFPKKESALLIGLGAGSLFKVLKDQYAYVETVEIDKRIYDFGVKYFGMLEHKEHFITDGRYYINSTKKKYDLIIVDVIIGESIPAQLITLESFRQIYKLLNTNGTLIIEHGGVKGFTENAFVPSIYKTLTATGFQVNLFNPLLSEKIGDVMFVATKNPLDVSKISLLPDVLIKGGALLQYTLPITLFDYKSSNILTDDKNNLDVLLKSHYFEIRKSIRKELASFKSKKSDRPF from the coding sequence ATGAAACCCAAAAATCTCTATCTCATTTCATTTATTGAAGGCGGCGTTGTTATGGTAACTGAACTCGCAGGCGCCAAAATTTTAACTCCTTTTTTCGGAGCCTCATTATACAGTTGGGCTTCCACATTATCCATCACACTTTTTGCACTGATGACCGGCTACTATACCGGTGGTTACGTCACAACAAAATCTAGATTTGCTTCCAGCAATCAAATAATTTGGGTATTTCTGGTGAGCGGTTTATCTGTATTAATAATGCCCACTATTGCTACCTTCATAATGCAAAAAACAATTTCTTTTTCGTTTTTTTCGGGACTTATTATTTCAGAATTACTCTTTTTATTTTTTCCGATTTTTTTAATGGGAATGATAAGTCCATTAATTATATTTCAAATAACAAAAAAAGCCGAGCTATCTGGAAGATCGGCGGGGAACATTTATGCAATCTCTACGTCAGGCGGTATTTTATTCACCTTGGTCTTTGGTTTTATAGTGATACCAAATTATGGAATAAGCCTTCCGTTAAGAATTTTAGGTTTAAGTGTAGCGGCACTTGCCACCGTGTTCCTTATTAAAGATAAATTATCCGCTAAAAAATTCCCGCAGGCATTATTTCTAATTCTCTTAGTTGCCGGCATTTCATTTAATAAATCTAGACCAAGCATTCCACTAAAGGATAACATGAAATTATTAGAGTATTCTGAAGGCTTACTTGGTGAATTGAAAGTTACCAATGAACACGTTTATGGTAACGATGGCTCTCCAACAACAGTATTGAAACTAAGAGTTAATAACATACCACAGAATTATGTTTTTGCTAACCTACCAACGCAAAGCCTTTTTCCATACGTTAACTTTACCCGTCAATTGCTGAAACACTTTCCTAAAAAAGAATCAGCTTTGTTAATTGGCTTGGGAGCCGGCAGTTTGTTTAAGGTATTGAAAGATCAATACGCGTATGTGGAAACGGTTGAAATAGACAAAAGAATCTATGATTTCGGAGTTAAGTATTTTGGTATGCTTGAACATAAAGAACATTTTATTACTGACGGCAGATACTATATTAACTCAACAAAAAAAAAATACGACCTCATTATTGTGGATGTGATTATTGGAGAGAGCATTCCAGCTCAGTTAATTACCCTGGAAAGTTTTCGGCAGATCTATAAACTCTTAAATACAAATGGTACACTAATTATAGAACACGGTGGTGTAAAAGGCTTCACTGAAAACGCCTTTGTTCCTTCCATCTACAAAACACTTACGGCTACTGGTTTTCAGGTAAATCTTTTTAATCCACTACTTTCTGAAAAAATAGGAGATGTAATGTTTGTTGCTACTAAAAATCCACTTGATGTTAGTAAAATTAGTCTTTTGCCGGATGTTTTAATTAAGGGAGGTGCTCTTTTGCAGTACACTTTGCCAATCACCCTATTTGACTATAAGTCCTCAAACATTCTAACGGATGATAAAAATAATTTAGATGTTTTACTCAAATCACATTACTTTGAAATCCGAAAATCAATCAGAAAAGAACTCGCTTCCTTTAAGTCTAAAAAAAGTGATAGGCCGTTTTAA
- a CDS encoding DUF7793 family protein, with amino-acid sequence MITTPIELPFVTIYYEEPVIVFNYKPDTLLGVPELKKIVAVAENLSEGKPYVTFSDVRSTINMTEQAKKFLADPKNMPLFRGSAILVSTTLFSFAVNFALSFSKKTYPIKAFVTEEKASEWLRLLSLEDKVAVFEVS; translated from the coding sequence ATGATTACGACACCAATAGAATTACCATTCGTTACAATCTATTACGAGGAACCTGTAATTGTTTTTAATTATAAACCAGATACTCTTTTAGGTGTACCCGAATTAAAAAAAATTGTAGCTGTTGCCGAAAATTTAAGCGAAGGTAAACCTTATGTGACTTTTTCAGATGTGCGCTCAACTATTAATATGACCGAGCAAGCAAAAAAATTTCTTGCTGATCCAAAGAATATGCCTTTATTCAGAGGTTCGGCCATATTAGTGTCTACAACCTTGTTTAGTTTTGCTGTTAATTTTGCACTGAGTTTTAGTAAAAAAACTTATCCCATAAAAGCTTTTGTTACAGAAGAAAAAGCATCAGAATGGTTGCGTTTATTGTCTTTAGAAGATAAAGTGGCTGTTTTTGAAGTTAGCTGA
- the ygiD gene encoding 4,5-DOPA dioxygenase extradiol, which yields MNRKDFIKSLALLPLAGKAMQLNDLTKLTENFGTTDQMPVLFVGHGNPMNAITDNIYSQSWSELGKKLPVPKAILCVSAHWLTNGTAVTMTDKPKTIHDFGGFPDSLFAVEYPAPGAVDYAKMAMSSVTSTKVHEDFEWGLDHGAWSVLKNMYPKANVPVFQMSIDYGKAPEYHFNLAKELSVLRSKGVLIVASGNVVHNLGMVSWGDKEKKFDWAVEFDYLVKKSIEDNNPQALIDYQKLGKIATMAHPTNDHYLPLMYAIGLRSKTDKFEFFNSTFDLGSISMRSVIFS from the coding sequence ATGAACAGGAAAGATTTTATAAAATCACTTGCTCTATTACCATTAGCCGGAAAAGCCATGCAACTAAACGACTTAACTAAACTCACAGAAAATTTTGGGACGACAGACCAAATGCCTGTTCTCTTTGTAGGACATGGTAATCCCATGAATGCCATTACAGATAATATTTACAGTCAAAGTTGGTCTGAGTTGGGAAAAAAACTTCCAGTACCAAAAGCTATTCTGTGCGTGTCAGCACATTGGTTGACCAATGGCACTGCAGTAACAATGACAGATAAACCAAAAACGATTCATGATTTTGGTGGATTTCCTGATTCTTTATTTGCAGTGGAATATCCGGCACCTGGCGCTGTTGATTATGCGAAAATGGCAATGTCGTCAGTAACTTCAACAAAAGTTCACGAAGATTTTGAATGGGGATTAGATCATGGTGCTTGGTCGGTACTTAAAAATATGTATCCAAAAGCAAATGTACCCGTGTTTCAAATGAGTATTGATTACGGCAAGGCGCCCGAGTATCATTTTAATTTAGCAAAAGAACTTTCTGTGCTACGTAGCAAAGGAGTATTAATTGTCGCTAGTGGAAATGTAGTACATAATCTTGGTATGGTGAGTTGGGGCGACAAAGAAAAGAAATTTGATTGGGCTGTTGAGTTTGACTATCTGGTTAAAAAAAGTATTGAAGACAATAATCCACAAGCTTTAATAGACTATCAAAAGTTGGGTAAAATAGCAACCATGGCACATCCGACAAATGACCACTATTTACCTTTAATGTATGCGATTGGACTGAGATCTAAAACAGATAAATTTGAATTCTTTAACAGCACATTTGATTTGGGTTCCATTAGCATGCGAAGTGTGATATTCAGCTAA
- a CDS encoding NADPH-dependent FMN reductase: MSQAHPLNILAISGSLKSTSSNTNILRALSKFKTENIEFIVFDGLDQLSHFNPENEKGTDAVANFKEQLKKADGVIISTPEYAFGVPGTLKNALDWTVSSGELNEKPVIAISASPLYEGGKKAMTSLLLTLGALGTKMNEKSHLSIPNISKKINASAEILDPQLKEDLAKIFNHLVEEIQKSKTDVIF; this comes from the coding sequence ATGTCACAAGCTCATCCATTAAACATTCTCGCCATATCTGGCAGTCTTAAATCCACATCTTCCAATACCAATATTTTACGTGCGCTTTCTAAATTTAAAACAGAAAATATTGAGTTTATAGTATTCGATGGTCTCGATCAACTCTCCCACTTTAATCCCGAAAATGAAAAAGGAACGGATGCGGTTGCAAATTTTAAAGAACAGTTAAAAAAAGCTGATGGTGTGATCATTAGTACACCAGAATACGCGTTCGGTGTACCGGGTACTTTAAAGAATGCCTTGGATTGGACGGTTTCATCAGGTGAACTGAATGAAAAACCAGTTATAGCTATTAGTGCTTCACCATTGTATGAAGGTGGTAAAAAAGCAATGACTTCTCTTCTACTTACACTTGGAGCATTAGGAACAAAGATGAATGAGAAATCACATTTAAGTATTCCTAACATTAGTAAAAAAATAAATGCTTCTGCGGAGATTCTTGATCCTCAATTAAAAGAAGATCTGGCAAAAATTTTCAATCACCTTGTTGAAGAAATTCAGAAAAGTAAAACAGACGTAATCTTCTAA
- the gloA2 gene encoding SMU1112c/YaeR family gloxylase I-like metalloprotein: MLSLKGLHHIAIICSDYSVSKKFYTEVLGFTIIREVYRKERDSYKLDLALNGLYQIELFSFPTVPERLSRPEAAGLRHIAFKVANLDEAILILKKNKVKVEAPRVDEFTDKKFTFLFDPDNLPIELYEG; the protein is encoded by the coding sequence ATGTTATCACTAAAAGGACTGCATCACATCGCTATTATTTGTTCTGATTATTCTGTGTCTAAAAAATTTTACACCGAAGTTTTAGGATTTACAATTATTAGGGAAGTTTACCGAAAAGAAAGAGATTCCTATAAACTTGATCTTGCCCTAAACGGTTTATACCAGATAGAACTTTTTTCTTTTCCAACTGTTCCGGAACGCTTAAGTCGCCCAGAAGCCGCCGGTCTTAGACATATTGCCTTTAAAGTGGCTAATTTAGATGAAGCTATATTAATACTCAAAAAAAACAAGGTAAAAGTTGAAGCACCGCGTGTAGATGAATTCACCGACAAAAAATTCACATTTCTTTTTGATCCGGATAACTTACCTATTGAGCTTTATGAAGGGTAG
- a CDS encoding DUF1304 domain-containing protein, which yields MKFISEILIGMIAILHIYILWLEMFAWTTRGRKTFKSIPPDLFEKTKALAANQGLYNGFLAAGLIWSLFIADTAWSANVAYFFLGCVMVAGIYGAITAQKSIFFIQTVPATLALVITLLAQH from the coding sequence ATGAAGTTTATCTCCGAAATCCTTATCGGCATGATTGCCATTTTGCATATCTATATTCTTTGGCTTGAAATGTTTGCCTGGACTACGCGTGGCAGAAAGACCTTTAAATCCATTCCACCCGATCTTTTTGAAAAAACAAAAGCGCTTGCTGCAAATCAAGGTTTATATAACGGTTTTCTGGCTGCCGGATTAATTTGGTCTTTATTTATTGCTGATACGGCCTGGAGTGCGAATGTAGCGTACTTTTTTCTGGGCTGTGTAATGGTTGCAGGAATTTACGGAGCAATTACGGCACAAAAATCTATTTTCTTTATTCAAACCGTTCCAGCTACACTTGCTTTGGTAATCACATTGCTAGCTCAACACTAA
- a CDS encoding DUF7793 family protein, with product MTGSKINLASQSHDFDGYTISKRKDGIVQVQFKPGFSIDIEHAKHMVTVIESIKENEKCLFLVVFEEDNTFSMETRNYFSSDAVSKIIKADALVIKGLAWEILGRGYLQINKPNRPTRLFKSAAIGTMWLLNNIH from the coding sequence ATGACCGGCTCAAAAATCAATTTAGCTTCTCAATCGCATGACTTTGATGGTTATACGATTTCTAAAAGAAAGGATGGCATTGTACAAGTTCAGTTTAAACCAGGCTTTAGTATTGACATTGAACACGCCAAACACATGGTGACTGTTATAGAGAGTATTAAGGAGAATGAAAAGTGTCTTTTTCTTGTAGTGTTTGAAGAGGATAATACCTTTAGTATGGAAACACGAAATTATTTTTCTTCAGATGCAGTTTCAAAAATCATTAAAGCAGATGCTCTAGTCATAAAGGGCTTGGCATGGGAGATTCTTGGGCGCGGTTATCTGCAAATTAATAAACCAAACAGGCCGACACGTTTGTTTAAATCGGCCGCAATTGGTACCATGTGGTTATTAAATAATATCCATTAA
- a CDS encoding TMEM175 family protein: MKKGRLEAFSDGVLAIIITIMVLELKTPHSADFSALIPLIPVFLSYLISFVYLGIYWNNHHHLINTVERVSGGILWANLHLLFWLSLIPFVTAWMGENHFAPQTLALYGLILLMCAIAYFILQRTIIHQHGNNSTLALALGTDFKGKLSPLLYLIAIPAAFLSEWISGAIYVGVALLWLVPDKRIEKRLKKEE, translated from the coding sequence ATGAAAAAAGGGCGATTAGAAGCTTTTAGTGACGGGGTTTTAGCCATTATCATTACCATTATGGTGTTGGAATTAAAAACGCCACACAGTGCCGATTTTAGCGCATTAATACCACTTATACCTGTTTTTTTAAGCTACCTAATTAGCTTTGTTTATTTAGGTATTTACTGGAACAACCACCACCATTTAATAAATACTGTTGAACGCGTGAGTGGCGGGATATTATGGGCTAATTTGCATTTATTGTTTTGGCTATCACTTATTCCCTTTGTTACTGCTTGGATGGGCGAAAATCATTTTGCTCCGCAAACATTAGCACTTTACGGTCTTATCTTATTAATGTGTGCCATTGCCTATTTTATTTTGCAACGTACTATCATTCATCAACACGGAAACAATTCAACACTTGCTCTAGCTCTTGGTACCGATTTTAAAGGTAAGTTATCCCCCCTACTCTATTTAATAGCCATTCCAGCTGCTTTTTTAAGTGAATGGATTTCAGGTGCTATTTATGTTGGTGTTGCGCTTCTTTGGTTGGTGCCAGACAAACGCATCGAAAAGCGATTGAAAAAAGAAGAATAA
- the efp gene encoding elongation factor P, with product MATTSDISKGAFFRQDNELLKVIDYDHITPGKGNAIYSVKCRNVETGKQSEIRFRSGEKIDFIRVDEIEMQFIYEEGEFLVCMNQETFEQTHIPKIIFAEAIKFLKEGMILTIRFDDNEKPLNGDLPKYVELPVTYTEEGVKGKLLKPAEVEGNITVQVPLFVNMGDVLRITTENGEYVERVK from the coding sequence ATGGCAACTACTTCTGATATTTCTAAAGGCGCTTTCTTTAGACAAGACAATGAACTTTTAAAAGTTATCGATTACGATCATATTACTCCAGGTAAAGGCAATGCTATTTACTCAGTTAAATGTCGTAATGTAGAAACGGGCAAACAAAGTGAAATTCGTTTCCGTTCAGGAGAAAAAATTGATTTTATTCGTGTGGATGAAATTGAAATGCAATTTATTTATGAGGAAGGTGAGTTCCTAGTATGCATGAACCAAGAGACATTTGAACAAACTCATATTCCCAAAATTATATTTGCAGAAGCGATTAAATTTTTAAAAGAAGGGATGATTTTGACTATTCGTTTTGATGACAACGAAAAACCATTGAATGGAGACCTTCCAAAATATGTTGAGCTTCCTGTAACATACACAGAAGAAGGTGTAAAAGGCAAACTTTTAAAACCCGCAGAAGTTGAGGGTAATATTACTGTCCAGGTTCCTCTTTTTGTGAACATGGGCGATGTGCTCAGAATCACAACTGAGAATGGGGAGTATGTTGAAAGGGTTAAGTAG